One genomic segment of Patescibacteria group bacterium includes these proteins:
- a CDS encoding FAD-dependent oxidoreductase produces MKHDLIIIGGGPAGMTAGIYAGRLGLKTLLITKSFGGQIAKKAVSIENYPGFESISGIELVQKIEKHLKSQKIDIEMDEIRKVEKKNNDFLVFAKSKKEFQVKAVILASGADPRPLEVPGEKEFIGKGVSYCSVCDGPLFKDKVVAVIGGGNAGFETAIFLGQHAKKIYILEYASEPGADAANQEIVKKAGKTEIITNAAPREIKGKDFVGSIIYEDRKTGKEKTLKVQGVFVEIGYQPATSYVRGLVDFNERDEIKVDYETCQTKTPGLFAAGDVNVGSAKQIVTAAGEGAKAAIAAYNYIQKKT; encoded by the coding sequence ATGAAGCATGATTTAATTATTATTGGTGGGGGACCGGCTGGAATGACAGCTGGTATCTACGCTGGTCGTTTGGGTTTAAAAACTCTTTTAATTACCAAGAGCTTTGGAGGACAAATAGCTAAGAAGGCTGTAAGTATTGAGAATTATCCTGGATTTGAATCAATTTCCGGAATTGAATTAGTTCAGAAAATAGAAAAGCATTTGAAATCTCAAAAAATTGATATTGAGATGGATGAAATAAGAAAGGTTGAGAAAAAGAATAATGATTTCTTGGTTTTTGCTAAAAGCAAAAAAGAATTTCAGGTAAAAGCAGTAATTCTGGCTTCTGGAGCTGACCCTCGTCCTTTGGAGGTTCCCGGCGAGAAAGAATTTATTGGCAAAGGGGTGAGCTACTGCTCCGTCTGCGATGGTCCATTGTTTAAGGATAAAGTTGTAGCCGTGATTGGAGGAGGAAATGCTGGTTTTGAAACAGCTATATTTTTAGGTCAACATGCTAAGAAAATATATATTTTAGAATATGCGTCAGAGCCAGGGGCAGATGCTGCAAATCAGGAAATAGTTAAAAAAGCTGGCAAGACAGAGATAATAACAAATGCTGCTCCAAGAGAAATTAAGGGAAAGGATTTTGTAGGTTCAATAATCTATGAAGATAGAAAAACAGGAAAAGAGAAAACTTTAAAGGTTCAGGGCGTCTTTGTGGAAATTGGTTATCAGCCAGCAACTTCCTATGTTAGGGGCTTGGTTGATTTTAATGAAAGGGATGAAATAAAGGTAGATTATGAAACCTGTCAGACAAAAACTCCTGGGCTTTTTGCAGCGGGAGATGTAAATGTAGGTTCTGCTAAGCAGATTGTTACAGCTGCAGGCGAAGGAGCAAAAGCTGCCATAGCCGCTTATAACTATATTCAAAAGAAAACATGA